A single window of Nocardia sp. NBC_01327 DNA harbors:
- a CDS encoding LLM class flavin-dependent oxidoreductase, with protein MSPVVTALRLNMTNIDDPAAGHRQRYQAALDMAEYADRHGFAAISCEEHHLSGTGWLPSPLLLAAAIAARTRRAGVSISALLVPLYDPVRLAEDIAVLDNLSGGRLAIVAGMGYRPAEYAAMGRDWSRRGQLMDTALEVMLAAWGEAPFEYNGALIDVTPKPWTKPHPLLFVGGMSEAAARRAARFGLPYSPPMSMPSLEELYLRELEVHGHQGFVHRPEPGSRITLLHEDPEAAWAEFGPYILTEAREYGSWRRAGLPRPHEASVDSVERLRAHGYAEILSPEQLLAQISGGRTEIIVNPLIGGLPVEAGWAGLRLLGEEVLPRIEAAQAAAAADSHTVAADSRTASADSRTALTDSHTTKGVPA; from the coding sequence ATGTCGCCCGTGGTGACCGCGCTCCGATTGAATATGACCAATATCGACGATCCCGCCGCGGGGCACCGGCAGCGGTACCAGGCGGCGCTGGATATGGCCGAATACGCCGACCGGCACGGGTTCGCCGCCATCAGCTGCGAGGAGCATCATCTCTCCGGTACCGGGTGGCTGCCCTCGCCGCTGCTGCTGGCCGCGGCGATCGCGGCCCGCACTCGCCGGGCGGGGGTGAGCATCAGCGCCCTGCTGGTGCCGCTGTACGACCCGGTGCGGCTGGCCGAGGACATCGCCGTACTGGACAACCTGTCGGGCGGGCGGCTGGCGATCGTCGCCGGAATGGGTTACCGGCCAGCGGAATACGCCGCCATGGGCCGCGACTGGTCCCGGCGCGGGCAGCTCATGGATACCGCGCTCGAGGTCATGCTGGCGGCCTGGGGGGAGGCGCCGTTCGAGTACAACGGCGCGCTGATCGACGTCACGCCCAAACCCTGGACGAAACCGCATCCGCTGCTGTTCGTCGGCGGTATGAGCGAGGCGGCGGCCCGCCGTGCCGCCCGGTTCGGGCTGCCCTACTCCCCGCCCATGTCCATGCCCTCGCTCGAAGAGCTGTATCTGCGGGAGCTGGAAGTGCACGGGCATCAGGGCTTTGTGCACCGGCCCGAGCCCGGCAGCAGAATCACTCTGCTGCACGAGGATCCGGAGGCGGCCTGGGCGGAGTTCGGGCCGTACATCCTCACCGAGGCCCGCGAGTACGGTTCGTGGCGCCGGGCCGGATTGCCGCGCCCCCATGAGGCGTCGGTCGACTCCGTCGAACGGCTGCGGGCGCACGGATACGCCGAAATCCTGAGTCCCGAGCAGCTGCTCGCCCAAATCTCCGGTGGCCGAACCGAAATCATTGTGAACCCGCTGATCGGCGGCCTGCCGGTGGAGGCGGGCTGGGCCGGTCTGCGGCTGCTCGGTGAGGAGGTGCTGCCCCGCATCGAGGCCGCGCAGGCCGCGGCGGCAGCCGATTCCCACACTGTGGCCGCCGATTCCCGCACTGCGTCCGCCGATTCCCGTACCGCACTTACCGATTCGCACACTACGAAAGGCGTGCCCGCATGA
- a CDS encoding alpha/beta fold hydrolase: protein MSTSTVISKDGTVIAYEKIGSGPAVVLVDGAFCYRNMGPCAAVAQELSDQYTVYTYDRRGRGESGDTLPYDLQREIEDLAAVTAEAGEPVTLCTFSSGVGLVLAAVEHGLAVAKLALYEYPLITDDSRKPAPPGYQDHITELIAADKPGKAIKYFMHAGVGLPSVLVALFPLMPGWSKMKKTAFTLTYDRYFMQDALDGRPIPDGRYDYITVPTAIFAGSKSPKWMRHSNAALAQAIPGAHYIELPGQTHQVKARLFTPTLKKFLAA from the coding sequence ATGAGCACCTCGACCGTGATCTCCAAGGACGGCACCGTCATCGCCTACGAGAAAATCGGCAGCGGCCCCGCCGTCGTCCTCGTCGACGGTGCGTTCTGCTATCGCAATATGGGCCCGTGTGCCGCTGTCGCGCAGGAACTCTCGGATCAGTACACCGTGTACACCTACGATCGGCGCGGGCGCGGCGAGAGCGGTGACACCCTGCCCTACGATCTGCAGCGCGAGATCGAAGACCTGGCCGCCGTGACCGCCGAGGCGGGCGAGCCGGTCACCCTCTGCACCTTCTCCTCCGGCGTCGGGCTGGTGCTGGCCGCGGTCGAGCACGGCCTCGCGGTCGCCAAGCTGGCACTGTACGAATACCCGCTCATCACCGACGATTCCCGCAAGCCGGCCCCGCCCGGGTATCAGGACCACATCACCGAACTCATCGCCGCCGACAAGCCCGGCAAGGCGATCAAATACTTCATGCACGCGGGCGTCGGCCTGCCGAGCGTGCTGGTCGCCCTGTTCCCGCTCATGCCCGGCTGGTCCAAGATGAAGAAGACGGCCTTCACCCTCACCTACGACCGCTACTTCATGCAGGACGCCCTCGACGGCCGGCCCATTCCGGACGGGCGGTACGACTACATCACCGTCCCCACAGCGATTTTCGCCGGTTCCAAGAGCCCGAAGTGGATGCGGCACAGCAATGCCGCTCTCGCCCAGGCCATTCCGGGTGCGCACTATATCGAGCTGCCCGGTCAGACCCATCAGGTGAAGGCGAGGCTTTTCACGCCCACGCTGAAGAAGTTCCTCGCGGCCTGA
- a CDS encoding alpha/beta fold hydrolase produces MMTNLDDRLPPSSATSLRAGSGEPLLLLHGGTSSWHCWETVAPLLFDDHDVFAPTLAGHAGMPDLPRPYTIAKAVDWLEKTMDEAGFETAHIAGNSLGGWLAMELARRGRARSVIAFSPAGAWSTTETRVPAIFRTMHAQQRLGAPLLPLVMRSPALRRTLMRTVCEHGDRITADQAILAARNALRCTALDDFPSVIATEYEPYGILDIPILIAWSEKDRIIPADHYAAGWRHYAPSATWRTLPDVGHVPMYDNPELVAHTILEWTAHATATRTAS; encoded by the coding sequence ATGATGACGAACCTCGACGATCGCCTCCCGCCCAGCTCGGCCACCTCGCTGCGGGCCGGAAGCGGCGAACCGCTCCTGCTGCTGCACGGCGGCACCAGCTCCTGGCACTGCTGGGAAACCGTCGCGCCCCTGCTGTTCGACGACCACGACGTCTTCGCCCCCACCCTGGCCGGTCACGCGGGCATGCCGGATCTGCCGCGGCCCTACACCATCGCCAAGGCCGTCGACTGGCTCGAAAAGACCATGGACGAGGCAGGATTCGAGACCGCGCACATTGCCGGAAACTCCCTCGGCGGCTGGCTGGCCATGGAACTGGCGCGTCGCGGCCGAGCCCGCAGCGTGATCGCATTCTCGCCCGCCGGAGCCTGGTCCACCACCGAGACCCGGGTGCCGGCGATATTCCGCACCATGCACGCCCAGCAGCGACTGGGCGCACCACTGCTACCGCTGGTCATGCGGTCGCCCGCACTCCGTCGCACCCTGATGCGCACCGTGTGCGAGCACGGTGACCGCATCACCGCCGATCAGGCCATACTCGCCGCCCGAAACGCGCTGCGCTGCACCGCCCTCGACGATTTCCCCTCGGTCATCGCCACCGAGTACGAGCCCTACGGAATCCTCGACATCCCGATCCTCATCGCCTGGAGCGAAAAGGACCGCATCATCCCCGCCGACCACTACGCCGCCGGCTGGCGCCACTACGCCCCGTCCGCCACCTGGCGCACCCTGCCCGACGTCGGCCACGTGCCGATGTACGACAACCCGGAACTGGTGGCGCACACCATCCTCGAATGGACCGCTCACGCCACCGCGACCCGCACCGCGAGCTGA
- a CDS encoding TetR family transcriptional regulator, with translation MKSSETPSLRAAARTLARQRIVDAAIELAGSTGWNAVRMVDIATRAGVSRRTVFNEFGSKAAVLEAMSWQNTSRYLAGSAAVFEANIDDPVAAVTAIAEFVLRTIAEDPLAAVVLHAAPEAPDEMLSMVTTGSGPFVAAAAQLALQRMEEHWSDRFRPGIDLEFFADSLVRLLFSHLVQSTGTPERTARSLGQLMRLALLDPP, from the coding sequence GTGAAAAGCAGCGAGACGCCCTCCCTGCGCGCGGCCGCCCGCACCCTGGCCCGTCAGCGCATTGTCGACGCCGCCATCGAATTGGCGGGCAGTACCGGCTGGAATGCGGTCCGAATGGTCGATATCGCGACCCGGGCGGGGGTGAGCAGGCGCACGGTGTTCAACGAGTTCGGCTCCAAAGCCGCTGTGCTGGAGGCGATGTCGTGGCAGAACACCTCGCGGTACCTCGCCGGTTCGGCGGCGGTGTTCGAGGCGAATATCGACGATCCGGTCGCGGCGGTGACGGCGATCGCCGAATTCGTGCTGCGCACGATTGCCGAGGATCCGCTGGCGGCGGTGGTGCTGCACGCCGCCCCGGAGGCCCCGGACGAGATGCTGTCCATGGTCACCACCGGATCGGGCCCGTTCGTGGCCGCCGCGGCCCAGCTCGCTCTGCAACGCATGGAGGAGCACTGGAGCGACCGGTTCCGGCCCGGCATCGATCTGGAGTTCTTCGCCGACAGCCTGGTGCGCCTGCTCTTCAGCCATCTGGTCCAGTCCACCGGCACCCCGGAGCGCACCGCGCGCTCGCTCGGGCAGCTCATGCGCCTGGCGCTGCTCGACCCGCCCTAG
- a CDS encoding NAD(P)H-dependent flavin oxidoreductase, translating to MALPADWADRLTLPLIAAPMTGVSGPELVATACRSGVIGSFPTHNAATPELLDEWLTRIAADLTPGAAPIAPNLVVHRTNARLTADLDLLIAHRVELVITSVGSPAPVIEPLHRAGCRVFADVATLRHAERALAAGVDGLILLTAGAGGQTGSANPFAFVRAVRERFSGPLVLAGGIGDGHALLAAQALGADLAYMGTGFIATPESLAREDYQAAVVAATLDDVRETAHIGGLPANLLTEWLEAHAAQQVSAGDFQTERLLGGQTVWSAGHSVSGVHGVVPAAEVIDRVRREYHQARTALLETSCQ from the coding sequence GTGGCACTACCCGCAGACTGGGCCGACCGGCTGACGCTCCCGCTGATCGCCGCCCCGATGACCGGAGTCTCCGGCCCGGAACTGGTCGCCACGGCCTGCCGCAGTGGCGTGATCGGCTCCTTCCCGACGCACAATGCGGCGACTCCCGAGCTGCTCGACGAATGGCTGACCCGGATCGCCGCCGATCTGACGCCCGGGGCCGCGCCGATCGCGCCCAATCTGGTGGTGCACCGCACCAATGCGCGCCTGACCGCCGACCTGGATCTGCTCATCGCGCACCGGGTCGAACTGGTCATCACCAGCGTCGGCTCCCCCGCGCCCGTCATCGAACCGCTGCACCGGGCGGGCTGCCGGGTCTTCGCCGATGTCGCGACCCTGCGCCATGCCGAACGCGCGCTGGCCGCGGGCGTGGACGGCCTGATCCTGCTCACCGCGGGCGCGGGCGGCCAGACCGGATCGGCCAATCCCTTCGCCTTCGTGCGCGCGGTGCGCGAAAGATTCAGCGGCCCGCTCGTACTGGCCGGCGGCATCGGCGACGGCCACGCCCTGCTGGCCGCCCAGGCGCTGGGTGCGGATCTGGCCTATATGGGCACCGGATTCATCGCCACCCCGGAAAGCCTGGCGCGCGAGGACTATCAGGCCGCGGTCGTCGCCGCCACCCTCGATGACGTCCGCGAAACCGCGCACATCGGCGGACTGCCCGCCAACCTGCTCACCGAATGGCTGGAAGCCCATGCCGCCCAGCAGGTCTCGGCAGGCGACTTCCAGACCGAACGACTCCTGGGCGGGCAGACCGTGTGGAGCGCCGGGCATTCGGTCTCCGGGGTGCACGGCGTGGTCCCGGCCGCCGAGGTCATCGACCGCGTGCGCCGCGAGTACCACCAGGCCCGCACCGCCCTTCTCGAAACCTCTTGCCAGTGA
- a CDS encoding AMP-binding protein, whose product MTDQNSLWGPVTRVLDRACAYYSDRTALIAGDRSLTYTDLRSATNRIANGLLALGITPGERIGLLMPNTLEFVPTQYGIWKSGAVPVQMAAKASADDHRYFLTESGATTLIYHESFDATLAAIADQVPTLRRLIRLGERPGDLAADYYETFGTRDDSTPPAAISPGDPAHIMFTSGSTGTPKGVLFTHDRLSHYLLTAGLEIGDTRPGEIFAHGAPLTHFTQIFLLPTFLRGGTNVIMPGLDVDTLLDTIVRHRVTATAVVPTVIYLMLTHPKLAAADLSSLATVIYAGSPMAPEKLRAAIEALGPVFVQTYAGTEPGFLSCLRKQDHALDDPAALARLGSAGRPLFHVDISIQDEQDRHLPVGETGEICARQLGRMSGYLDATKDTEALRDDWVHSGDIGYLDADGYLFLVDRKKDLVVTGGFNVFPRQVEDVLTGHAAVAQCAVIGIPHPKWGEAVHAIVVPKPGHTVPAEELIALVKEHKGSVWAPKTLDFAEALPLNPSGKVDKKALRAPYWAGQIRQIN is encoded by the coding sequence GTGACGGATCAGAACTCGCTGTGGGGCCCGGTCACCCGCGTGCTCGATCGGGCCTGCGCCTACTACTCCGACCGCACCGCCCTGATCGCCGGTGACCGGTCGCTGACCTACACCGACCTGCGATCGGCCACCAATCGCATCGCCAATGGCCTACTCGCCCTGGGTATTACCCCCGGCGAGCGCATCGGCCTGCTCATGCCGAACACCCTCGAGTTCGTCCCCACCCAGTACGGCATCTGGAAATCAGGCGCGGTGCCCGTGCAGATGGCGGCGAAGGCGTCCGCCGACGACCACCGCTACTTCCTGACCGAATCCGGCGCCACCACCCTGATCTATCACGAGTCGTTCGACGCCACCCTCGCGGCAATCGCGGATCAGGTGCCCACCCTGCGGCGGCTGATCCGCCTGGGCGAGCGGCCCGGCGACCTGGCGGCCGATTATTACGAAACCTTCGGCACCCGAGACGATTCCACGCCACCGGCGGCGATCAGCCCCGGCGATCCCGCCCACATCATGTTCACCTCCGGATCCACCGGGACCCCCAAGGGCGTGCTGTTCACCCACGATCGGCTGAGCCACTACCTGCTCACCGCGGGCCTCGAAATCGGAGACACCCGCCCCGGCGAGATCTTCGCGCACGGCGCCCCTCTTACCCACTTCACCCAGATCTTCCTGCTGCCGACCTTCCTGCGCGGCGGAACCAATGTGATCATGCCGGGCCTGGACGTGGACACCCTGCTCGACACCATCGTCCGCCACCGGGTGACGGCCACCGCTGTGGTGCCCACGGTCATCTACCTGATGCTCACCCATCCGAAACTCGCTGCGGCAGACCTGTCTTCACTGGCCACCGTGATCTACGCCGGTTCGCCCATGGCGCCGGAGAAGCTGCGCGCCGCGATCGAGGCGCTCGGCCCGGTCTTCGTCCAGACGTACGCGGGCACCGAACCGGGCTTCCTGAGCTGCCTGCGCAAACAGGACCATGCGCTCGATGATCCGGCCGCGCTCGCGAGACTCGGGTCTGCGGGCCGTCCGCTGTTCCACGTCGACATCTCCATTCAGGACGAACAGGACCGGCACCTGCCCGTCGGCGAGACCGGGGAAATCTGCGCGCGTCAACTCGGCCGCATGTCCGGCTACCTGGACGCGACCAAGGACACCGAGGCCCTGCGTGACGACTGGGTGCACTCCGGCGATATCGGCTACCTCGACGCCGACGGCTATCTGTTCCTGGTGGACCGCAAGAAGGATCTTGTTGTCACCGGTGGTTTCAACGTCTTCCCGCGTCAGGTCGAGGATGTTCTCACCGGGCATGCGGCGGTCGCCCAGTGCGCGGTCATCGGTATCCCGCACCCGAAATGGGGCGAGGCGGTGCATGCGATCGTCGTCCCGAAGCCCGGCCACACCGTCCCGGCCGAGGAGCTCATCGCACTGGTCAAGGAGCACAAGGGCAGCGTCTGGGCGCCCAAGACTCTCGACTTCGCAGAGGCCCTCCCCCTCAATCCCTCGGGCAAAGTCGACAAGAAGGCCCTGCGCGCACCGTACTGGGCCGGACAGATCCGGCAGATCAACTGA
- a CDS encoding S1C family serine protease, with protein MAVAASVTPHVASVQTRRGGGSAVVFTDDGSLLTNAHVVGSAKNGVVVFADGAELRFDVVGVDPLSDLAVLRVRGGAPAAVSMGDADALVVGQLVVAVGSPLGLAGSVTAGVVSALGRSVPVGNGRSARVIEDVIQTDAALNPGNSGGALADSAGRVVGVNTAVAGIGLGLAIPINVTTRRIITTLLHEGRVRRAYLGIVGVPAPLPAAVAERTGQSAGLRIVEVVRGGPADQAGLRRGDLVLSVARREVRDAQGIQRRLFGDAIGHAMPVTVLRNGAMVDVIAVPMELTLD; from the coding sequence ATCGCTGTGGCCGCATCGGTGACGCCGCACGTGGCGAGTGTGCAGACCCGGCGCGGGGGCGGCTCGGCGGTGGTGTTCACCGATGACGGCTCGCTGCTGACGAATGCGCATGTGGTGGGGTCGGCCAAGAACGGCGTGGTCGTCTTCGCGGACGGCGCGGAGTTGAGATTCGATGTGGTGGGCGTGGATCCGCTCTCGGATCTGGCGGTGCTGCGGGTGCGCGGTGGTGCGCCCGCGGCGGTGTCGATGGGCGATGCCGACGCCCTCGTGGTCGGGCAGCTGGTCGTGGCCGTGGGCAGTCCGCTGGGCCTGGCCGGATCGGTGACGGCGGGTGTGGTGAGTGCGCTCGGACGCTCGGTGCCGGTGGGCAACGGACGGTCGGCCCGGGTGATCGAGGACGTGATCCAAACCGATGCCGCCTTGAATCCGGGTAATTCCGGTGGGGCGCTGGCAGATTCGGCCGGCCGCGTCGTCGGCGTCAATACCGCCGTCGCGGGAATCGGCCTGGGGCTGGCGATTCCGATCAATGTCACCACGCGCCGGATCATCACCACCCTGCTGCACGAGGGACGGGTGCGGCGGGCCTACCTCGGCATCGTCGGGGTGCCCGCACCCCTGCCCGCGGCGGTGGCCGAGCGCACCGGGCAGAGCGCCGGGCTGCGCATTGTGGAGGTGGTGCGCGGCGGCCCCGCCGACCAGGCCGGGCTCCGTCGCGGCGATCTCGTGCTCAGCGTCGCCCGGCGGGAAGTACGTGACGCACAGGGCATTCAGCGCCGGCTCTTCGGCGATGCCATCGGCCACGCCATGCCGGTCACGGTGCTGCGCAACGGGGCCATGGTCGATGTGATCGCGGTACCGATGGAGCTCACCCTCGACTGA
- a CDS encoding helix-turn-helix domain-containing protein produces the protein MVRLPLTPAQVQAGSRLGAALRAARAERELAEVAVAAGISPETLRKIESGRMPTPAFGTVVALSRALGVSLEELAENWQPALSDTARRTAS, from the coding sequence ATGGTGCGACTTCCACTGACTCCCGCTCAGGTCCAGGCCGGTTCCCGGCTGGGCGCCGCATTGCGCGCCGCCCGGGCCGAGCGTGAACTCGCCGAGGTGGCCGTGGCCGCGGGCATCTCGCCGGAGACGCTGCGCAAGATCGAATCCGGGCGGATGCCGACCCCGGCCTTCGGCACGGTGGTCGCGCTCAGTCGTGCCCTGGGCGTCTCGCTGGAGGAGCTGGCCGAGAACTGGCAGCCCGCGCTGTCCGATACCGCCCGGCGCACCGCGTCCTGA
- the map gene encoding type I methionyl aminopeptidase, translating to MVELKTAAEIARMRVTGEFVAAVLAELRARAAIGVNLLELEAHVRERIRERGATSCYWDYSPSFGRGPFRNTVCLSVNDAVLHGLPFDYDLRDGDVLTMDLAVDIDGWVADSATTVIVGTADPADARLVRATEIALDAAISVAQPGNRIGDISAAIAGVAHDHGYRVNTEFGGHGLGRTMHEDPHVSNAGRPGRGYQLRPGLTIAIEPWFARTTDRVITDPDGWTIRSADGSRTAHSEHTIAITADGPEILTRTA from the coding sequence ATGGTGGAACTCAAGACCGCGGCGGAGATCGCCCGCATGCGGGTGACCGGCGAATTCGTCGCCGCGGTACTCGCCGAGCTGCGCGCGCGGGCCGCGATCGGCGTGAACCTGCTGGAGCTGGAAGCCCATGTGCGCGAACGCATTCGCGAGCGCGGCGCCACCTCCTGCTACTGGGACTATTCGCCGTCCTTCGGCCGCGGCCCCTTCCGCAATACCGTCTGCCTGTCGGTGAACGATGCTGTCCTGCACGGCCTTCCGTTCGACTACGACCTGCGGGACGGCGATGTGCTCACCATGGACCTGGCCGTCGACATCGACGGCTGGGTCGCCGACTCGGCCACCACCGTCATCGTCGGCACGGCCGATCCGGCGGACGCGCGCCTGGTGCGCGCCACCGAAATCGCGCTCGACGCAGCCATTTCCGTCGCGCAGCCCGGCAATCGCATCGGCGATATCTCCGCGGCCATCGCCGGGGTGGCACACGATCACGGCTACCGGGTGAACACCGAATTCGGCGGCCACGGCCTGGGCCGCACCATGCACGAGGACCCGCACGTCTCCAATGCCGGCCGCCCCGGTCGCGGCTACCAGCTCCGCCCCGGCCTCACCATTGCCATCGAACCCTGGTTCGCCCGCACCACCGATCGGGTGATCACCGATCCGGACGGCTGGACCATTCGCTCCGCCGACGGCTCCCGCACCGCACACTCCGAACACACCATCGCCATTACCGCCGACGGCCCGGAAATCCTCACCCGCACCGCCTGA
- a CDS encoding TetR/AcrR family transcriptional regulator: protein MGIDHTPPADAVPVTGDGHPPGGNAALATALASFEPSERRYPEGQRRVFLAAIEAFSERGFHATTTRDIAARAGLSPAGLYVHFRSKEAVLHRISLSSMRLTEQVAATAAARPGSIADRLAATVHDLTVWHAEHNAPVRVVLHHLTDLTPEHHTEVTAVQYAIYRILRDLVAEGATAGEFAITDPGSTTLALLSLCVDTARWYQPGYRRTPDQIGADHAALARRMVAAPTA, encoded by the coding sequence ATGGGTATAGACCACACACCGCCGGCCGACGCAGTTCCGGTCACCGGCGACGGCCACCCGCCCGGTGGCAATGCCGCACTGGCCACCGCACTGGCGAGTTTCGAACCTTCCGAGCGCCGCTATCCGGAGGGGCAGCGCCGGGTCTTCCTCGCCGCCATCGAAGCCTTCTCCGAACGCGGTTTCCATGCCACCACCACCCGCGATATCGCCGCCCGCGCCGGTCTCAGCCCCGCCGGTCTGTATGTGCACTTCCGATCCAAAGAAGCAGTGCTACACCGCATTTCCCTGTCCTCCATGCGACTGACCGAACAGGTCGCCGCCACCGCCGCCGCTCGCCCGGGCAGCATCGCCGACCGCCTGGCCGCGACCGTTCACGACCTCACGGTCTGGCATGCCGAGCACAATGCCCCCGTACGCGTGGTGCTCCACCATCTGACCGACCTCACCCCCGAGCATCACACCGAGGTCACCGCCGTCCAGTACGCCATCTACCGCATCCTCCGCGATCTGGTCGCCGAGGGCGCCACGGCGGGCGAGTTCGCTATCACCGACCCCGGCTCGACCACCCTGGCCCTACTCTCCCTCTGCGTCGACACAGCCCGCTGGTATCAGCCCGGCTACCGCCGCACCCCCGACCAGATCGGCGCCGACCACGCCGCCCTCGCCCGCCGCATGGTCGCCGCCCCCACCGCCTGA
- a CDS encoding PPOX class F420-dependent oxidoreductase: MDNPFGPAGTAKYILLTTFKKDGTPVGTPIWAALDDGRLYVWTVADSWKVKRARRNPQVTVQPCDVRGKASGEIVQAKATVLDGAGSERVRGLIKRRYGLQGLLVVGASTLRRGKDGTVGIEITADV; this comes from the coding sequence GTGGATAATCCGTTCGGCCCCGCGGGGACCGCCAAGTACATCCTGCTGACCACCTTCAAGAAGGACGGCACTCCCGTCGGGACGCCGATCTGGGCCGCGCTCGACGATGGCCGCCTGTATGTCTGGACGGTCGCCGACAGCTGGAAGGTCAAGCGCGCCCGGCGCAATCCGCAGGTCACGGTGCAACCGTGCGATGTGCGCGGCAAGGCCTCGGGTGAGATCGTGCAGGCCAAGGCCACTGTGCTGGACGGGGCGGGCAGTGAGCGAGTGCGCGGGCTGATCAAGCGGCGCTACGGGTTGCAGGGCCTGCTCGTCGTCGGCGCCAGCACGCTGCGGCGCGGCAAGGACGGCACAGTGGGCATCGAGATCACCGCCGACGTCTGA
- a CDS encoding winged helix-turn-helix transcriptional regulator, which yields MKRTSFANWPCSVARTMDLLGDWWTPLVLREAFYGIRRFDEFQQELGIARTTLSERLRRLVEAELLEKQVYETMPVRYEYVLTESGRDFYGVLLAMTAWGDRWLSGEAGPPVIARHESCGHDAQAQVVCSHCGERLEWPDVTPRPGPGYPPKLLARPDIRRRFGLDDPARPAESDRSAG from the coding sequence ATGAAGCGCACGTCGTTCGCGAACTGGCCCTGCTCGGTGGCGCGCACCATGGATCTGCTCGGCGACTGGTGGACGCCGCTGGTGCTGCGGGAGGCGTTCTACGGTATTCGCCGCTTCGACGAGTTCCAGCAGGAATTGGGCATTGCCCGCACTACGCTCTCGGAGCGGTTGCGCCGCCTGGTCGAGGCGGAGCTGCTGGAGAAGCAGGTCTACGAGACCATGCCCGTCCGGTACGAGTATGTGCTCACCGAGTCCGGGCGCGATTTCTACGGTGTGCTGCTGGCGATGACGGCGTGGGGAGATCGCTGGCTCTCGGGGGAGGCGGGTCCGCCCGTCATCGCCCGGCACGAGAGCTGTGGCCACGACGCGCAGGCCCAGGTGGTGTGCTCACACTGTGGGGAGCGCCTCGAATGGCCGGATGTCACCCCGCGGCCCGGGCCCGGCTATCCGCCGAAACTCCTGGCGCGCCCCGATATTCGGCGCAGGTTCGGGCTGGACGATCCAGCGCGGCCGGCCGAATCGGATCGTTCGGCCGGCTGA
- a CDS encoding SRPBCC family protein, translating to MEWTGQVYADTPTVAAQTYIEAAPEQVWECVSDIQLMPRLSAELRSVEWLDDATGPALGARFAGQNMHDALGSWETISTIVTYEPGQRFAWAVGSPEYPSSIWRFTLRPQGSGTVLEQWTQMGPARSGLSYAIDAMPDKEQKIVFVRLREFESGIEANLAAIKTLMEA from the coding sequence GTGGAATGGACCGGACAGGTCTACGCGGACACCCCGACAGTGGCGGCGCAGACGTACATCGAGGCCGCGCCGGAGCAGGTGTGGGAGTGCGTCAGCGATATACAGCTCATGCCCCGGCTCAGCGCGGAACTGCGCAGTGTCGAGTGGCTCGACGACGCCACCGGACCGGCACTGGGCGCCAGGTTCGCCGGGCAGAACATGCACGATGCGCTGGGCAGCTGGGAGACGATCAGCACGATCGTGACCTACGAGCCCGGACAACGCTTCGCCTGGGCCGTCGGATCACCCGAATACCCTTCCAGCATTTGGCGATTCACCCTCCGGCCGCAGGGCTCCGGGACCGTGCTGGAGCAGTGGACGCAGATGGGCCCGGCCCGATCCGGCCTCAGCTACGCCATCGACGCCATGCCCGATAAGGAGCAGAAGATCGTCTTCGTCCGCCTGCGCGAATTCGAGAGCGGTATCGAAGCCAACCTCGCCGCCATCAAGACCCTCATGGAGGCGTAA